In one Candidatus Nealsonbacteria bacterium genomic region, the following are encoded:
- a CDS encoding type II secretion system F family protein → MPQYFYTAKSFKGEIETGTLEAGTKKELSKILHQEGYVLIRAEAELEIKDKKNKFEISLSFFGKVSLTEKMMFTRNLRVMVSAGVSLPRSLSILSTQSKNPKFKKALAEILEAVNKGKSLSESLKKYPEIFSELFVSMIKAGEESGTLENVLKNLAYQMEKEHDLRSKIIGAMVYPAVIIFAMVGIGVLMLIMVIPKLAETFRELEIDLPLTTRFVIGLGEFLATKWYLFLIIVFVLFFLLKNALKTKRGKKILDSITLKIPIISPIIKKTNSAQTLRTLSSLIVSGIPLVRALRIVSGSLGNIYFKEAMISAIEKIQKGEKLSLALTPYQDLYPPMVIQMIEIGEETGQTSEILAKLADFYEEEVTNHTKNLSAIMEPLLMLLVGGAVGFFAISMIQPMYSMLGAIQ, encoded by the coding sequence TTGCCTCAATATTTTTATACCGCAAAATCTTTTAAAGGAGAGATCGAGACAGGAACTCTAGAAGCTGGAACCAAAAAAGAGCTGTCAAAAATCCTTCACCAAGAAGGATATGTTTTGATTAGAGCCGAAGCCGAACTTGAAATTAAGGATAAAAAAAATAAATTTGAAATATCTCTGTCTTTTTTTGGGAAGGTTTCTCTGACCGAAAAAATGATGTTTACCAGAAATCTTCGGGTAATGGTTTCGGCCGGCGTTTCTCTTCCTCGAAGTTTGTCAATTTTATCAACTCAAAGTAAAAATCCAAAATTCAAAAAAGCTCTTGCTGAAATTTTAGAAGCAGTAAATAAGGGAAAAAGCTTGTCTGAAAGCTTAAAAAAATATCCTGAAATTTTCTCTGAGCTTTTTGTCAGTATGATTAAAGCTGGAGAGGAATCCGGCACTCTGGAAAATGTTCTAAAAAATTTGGCTTACCAAATGGAAAAAGAGCACGACTTAAGATCAAAGATAATAGGGGCAATGGTTTATCCTGCCGTAATTATTTTTGCCATGGTAGGTATTGGAGTCTTGATGCTTATTATGGTTATACCTAAACTAGCAGAAACTTTTAGAGAGCTAGAGATTGATCTTCCTCTTACTACTCGTTTTGTAATTGGTCTTGGAGAATTTTTAGCTACAAAATGGTATTTATTCTTAATTATAGTTTTTGTTTTATTTTTTCTTCTTAAAAACGCTTTGAAAACAAAGAGAGGAAAAAAGATTTTGGATAGTATAACCTTAAAAATTCCTATTATTTCTCCGATCATTAAAAAGACCAATTCAGCTCAAACTTTGAGAACCCTAAGTTCTCTTATTGTCTCTGGTATTCCTCTTGTTAGAGCCTTAAGGATTGTTTCTGGATCTTTAGGGAATATTTATTTTAAAGAAGCAATGATCAGTGCGATAGAAAAGATTCAGAAAGGAGAAAAACTTTCTTTGGCTTTAACGCCCTATCAAGATCTTTATCCTCCGATGGTTATTCAGATGATTGAGATCGGGGAAGAAACAGGCCAGACGTCAGAAATCTTAGCCAAGTTGGCTGATTTTTATGAAGAAGAAGTAACGAATCATACCAAAAACCTTTCGGCAATAATGGAACCATTATTAATGCTTCTAGTTGGTGGAGCAGTTGGTTTTTTTGCCATCTCAATGATTCAACCTATGTACAGCATGTTGGGAGCAATACAATAA